In Pseudomonas sp. R76, one genomic interval encodes:
- a CDS encoding TonB-dependent siderophore receptor, whose protein sequence is MTARFLSNSPDSSYPLLAKAIRAALLSTAMGMGAVSTVAMAAQTASAQVNPRYDIPAGSLSEVLNQFARQAGITLSSTPAQTQGRQSPGLQGEYSAEQGLNHVLAGSGLQADSQDGVSFVLQAQPQSSTLTLPTTDIKGFALGNALGSMEGYNATHSQIATKTSTALLETSQTVSVVTREQMDDQGSQTVAQAMRYTPGVLTNPYGATHRYDYVAMRGFNDGSVDNIYLDGLKSMGDSGTYSTMQVDPYFLERVDILKGPSSVLYGRSSPGGLVALTSKKPLFEPYHQVQATVGSRGQQGMGLDFSGPVDDDKRIAYRLTGLADKSDTQFDHAKEKRFALAPTLSIDFTEDTSLTLQAYLQHDPDGGYHGGMPADGALHLRNGQRISSHFFEGEPGVDGYKRDQQSFGYQFEHRFNDVFTARQNFRYLDSKVKLDQVYAYGWTTPTSNELNRYYSGGDEKLHAFIIDNMLQAEFFTGATKHTVLMGADYQRRKTVVDWSSGSLQPINAFNPVYGNSAISYYEPTSYLRRLEQAGVYLQDLIEMDKWRFSLGLRQDWVETSDENRIAEAGRPLGTEISDKRTKLTSRAGALYLFDNGLAPYVSYSESFNPNSYSDSVGNPLAPTNGTQWEAGLKYQPPGTDNLFTASWFRIDQENLATKLPQENFYRAVGAVRSQGLELEAHMQLTDNLKLLGSYTFTDIKYSKSMVSTLSSADNVIENKGNSPTQAPRHMASMWADYKFASGALDGLRLGGGVRYVGYSWADAENTMRVPAYTLFDASVGYDLGKVGLKGVDVRLNANNLTNETYVASCASLNFCYLGEERNVSATVSYQF, encoded by the coding sequence ATGACTGCGCGTTTTCTCAGTAACTCACCAGACTCTTCCTACCCTCTTTTAGCCAAAGCCATACGTGCCGCATTGTTGTCGACGGCGATGGGCATGGGTGCTGTTTCGACTGTGGCCATGGCGGCGCAGACGGCCAGCGCGCAGGTGAATCCGCGTTATGACATTCCAGCCGGCTCGCTGAGCGAGGTGCTCAATCAGTTCGCCCGGCAGGCGGGCATAACCCTTTCCAGCACGCCTGCGCAGACTCAGGGTCGACAATCGCCTGGGCTGCAGGGCGAGTATTCAGCCGAACAGGGGTTGAACCATGTGCTCGCCGGCTCCGGGTTGCAGGCTGATTCGCAGGACGGCGTCAGTTTTGTTCTACAGGCTCAGCCGCAAAGCAGCACGCTGACATTGCCCACTACCGATATCAAAGGCTTCGCGTTGGGGAATGCCTTGGGCAGCATGGAAGGCTACAACGCCACCCATAGCCAGATCGCAACCAAGACCAGCACCGCCCTGCTGGAAACTTCGCAAACCGTCTCTGTGGTGACCCGTGAACAGATGGACGACCAGGGCTCCCAAACTGTTGCGCAGGCCATGCGCTACACACCTGGCGTGCTGACCAACCCGTATGGCGCGACCCATCGTTATGACTACGTAGCCATGCGCGGTTTCAACGATGGCTCTGTGGATAACATCTACCTTGATGGGTTGAAGTCCATGGGCGACAGCGGCACTTACAGCACGATGCAGGTGGACCCGTACTTTCTTGAACGCGTGGACATCCTGAAAGGGCCATCCTCTGTGCTGTATGGGCGCAGCTCACCCGGCGGCCTGGTTGCACTGACCAGCAAGAAGCCGTTGTTCGAGCCTTATCATCAGGTTCAAGCGACAGTGGGCAGTCGCGGGCAACAGGGCATGGGTTTGGACTTCAGCGGCCCGGTGGACGACGACAAGCGCATCGCCTATCGCCTCACTGGCTTGGCGGACAAGTCTGACACGCAGTTCGACCACGCTAAGGAAAAGCGCTTCGCACTGGCACCAACGCTCAGCATCGACTTTACCGAGGACACCTCGCTGACGCTCCAGGCGTATCTACAGCATGATCCTGACGGTGGTTACCACGGTGGCATGCCGGCGGACGGCGCATTGCATCTGCGCAATGGTCAGCGGATCTCCAGCCACTTTTTCGAAGGCGAGCCCGGCGTCGATGGTTACAAACGTGATCAGCAGTCGTTTGGTTATCAGTTCGAGCATCGCTTCAACGATGTGTTTACTGCGCGGCAGAACTTCCGTTACCTCGACTCCAAGGTGAAGTTGGATCAGGTGTATGCCTATGGCTGGACCACGCCGACCAGCAATGAGCTAAATCGCTACTACTCGGGCGGCGATGAGAAGCTGCACGCGTTCATCATCGACAACATGCTCCAGGCGGAGTTTTTTACTGGGGCGACCAAGCACACTGTTCTGATGGGGGCCGATTATCAGCGGCGTAAAACGGTGGTGGATTGGTCCAGCGGGTCGCTGCAACCGATCAACGCGTTCAACCCTGTTTACGGCAATTCAGCGATCAGCTATTACGAGCCAACCAGCTACCTGCGTCGCCTTGAACAGGCGGGTGTGTATCTGCAAGACCTGATCGAAATGGATAAATGGCGGTTTTCCCTCGGGCTTCGACAGGATTGGGTCGAGACGTCCGATGAAAACCGTATTGCAGAGGCGGGTCGGCCGCTGGGCACGGAGATCTCTGACAAACGTACCAAGCTTACGAGTCGAGCGGGTGCGCTGTATCTGTTTGATAACGGCTTGGCACCTTACGTCAGCTATTCAGAGTCCTTCAACCCGAACTCCTATTCAGACAGCGTGGGCAATCCACTGGCACCTACCAATGGGACACAGTGGGAGGCAGGCTTGAAGTATCAGCCGCCGGGGACCGACAACTTGTTTACAGCATCCTGGTTTCGTATCGACCAGGAAAACCTGGCGACCAAGCTGCCCCAGGAGAACTTCTATCGGGCTGTAGGTGCTGTCCGCTCGCAAGGCCTGGAGCTGGAAGCGCATATGCAACTGACGGATAACTTGAAGCTCTTGGGCAGCTATACCTTTACCGACATCAAGTATTCCAAGTCGATGGTGAGCACGTTGAGCTCTGCCGACAATGTGATCGAGAACAAGGGTAATTCTCCCACTCAGGCGCCTCGTCATATGGCGTCGATGTGGGCGGACTACAAATTTGCTAGCGGAGCCTTGGATGGCTTGCGGCTTGGGGGCGGGGTTCGCTATGTAGGGTACAGCTGGGCAGATGCAGAGAACACAATGAGGGTGCCGGCCTACACCTTGTTTGATGCGTCAGTCGGGTATGACCTGGGCAAAGTAGGGTTGAAGGGCGTGGATGTGCGGTTGAATGCCAACAACCTGACCAATGAGACTTATGTAGCCTCCTGTGCCAGCCTGAATTTCTGCTACCTGGGAGAAGAGCGTAATGTCAGTGCAACGGTAAGCTATCAGTTCTGA
- a CDS encoding FecR domain-containing protein, which produces MPVDNTARSGPDAQVVKQAISWALRLRNNRANMRLHAQCEHWREAHVDHELAWQRVQALQQELNSQLSAIPAAHVALENVAHGLGRRQALKMLSGVVLVGSAAWVSRDLTGWQRWASDLATATGERRSVQLPDGTRLQLNTDSAVDLDFSAQQRLITLVRGEILVTCGTSLSAPLLVQTRHGLLEGIDGRFSVRQDSDCTRLSVVSGNVAIHSPHSADGFSTQAHAGENYLVSQTHATPAPPLDMDVGAWTDGLIVTRGMRLADFLSEVGRYRHGYLGCSADVAGLRLSGVFRLEDTDKLLAILPQTLPVRVRYRTRWWVSLERSA; this is translated from the coding sequence ATGCCTGTGGATAACACCGCGCGTTCCGGACCCGATGCCCAAGTGGTCAAGCAAGCCATCAGCTGGGCCCTGCGCCTGCGTAACAACCGCGCCAATATGCGCCTGCATGCGCAATGCGAGCATTGGCGCGAGGCGCATGTTGACCATGAGTTGGCCTGGCAACGAGTACAGGCGCTGCAGCAGGAATTGAACAGCCAATTGTCTGCGATTCCGGCGGCCCATGTAGCACTGGAAAATGTTGCACACGGCTTGGGCCGGCGGCAGGCGCTGAAGATGTTGTCCGGTGTAGTGCTGGTGGGCTCTGCAGCGTGGGTAAGTCGAGACCTGACCGGCTGGCAGCGCTGGGCATCCGACCTCGCGACAGCCACTGGCGAGCGGCGCAGTGTGCAACTGCCGGATGGTACTCGCCTGCAACTCAATACCGACAGTGCAGTGGACCTGGACTTCAGTGCGCAGCAACGCCTCATCACGCTGGTGCGTGGGGAGATCCTGGTGACTTGCGGCACGAGTTTGTCAGCACCCTTGCTGGTCCAAACTCGGCATGGATTGCTCGAAGGCATTGACGGGCGCTTCAGCGTGCGCCAAGACAGCGATTGCACACGCTTGAGCGTGGTCAGCGGCAATGTGGCCATTCATTCACCGCATTCGGCGGATGGGTTCTCGACTCAAGCCCACGCGGGGGAAAACTATCTCGTAAGCCAGACGCATGCCACGCCTGCCCCGCCTTTGGATATGGATGTTGGGGCGTGGACCGATGGGCTGATCGTGACGCGTGGTATGCGCCTGGCCGACTTTCTGTCGGAGGTGGGGCGTTACCGCCATGGCTACCTGGGTTGTTCGGCGGATGTTGCCGGCTTGCGGCTGTCGGGAGTTTTTCGGCTGGAGGACACCGACAAGTTGCTGGCGATACTGCCGCAGACGCTGCCTGTTCGCGTGCGTTATCGCACACGTTGGTGGGTGAGCCTGGAGCGCTCGGCCTGA
- a CDS encoding sigma-70 family RNA polymerase sigma factor, translating into MPSTEYIACESVVQTLYCTHHNWLNTWLRSRLGNAADAADLAQDTFVRLLQKTERFELKAPRAFLRTIARGLVIDHWRREEIQRAYLESIAHLPEALAPSTEARALVLELLEAIARLLDGLKPKVRKAFLLSQCDGLTYKQIAQQMGVSVRSVERYIAEALYHCYVLRYET; encoded by the coding sequence ATGCCATCTACTGAGTACATTGCGTGTGAAAGTGTGGTGCAGACGCTTTACTGCACCCATCACAATTGGCTCAACACGTGGCTGCGCAGCCGGCTGGGCAATGCCGCCGATGCAGCGGACTTGGCGCAAGACACCTTTGTGCGTTTGCTGCAAAAGACCGAACGGTTTGAACTCAAGGCGCCCAGGGCGTTCTTGCGCACCATCGCCCGTGGTTTGGTGATTGATCATTGGCGCCGTGAAGAAATCCAACGCGCCTACCTGGAGTCCATCGCCCACTTGCCGGAAGCGTTGGCACCCAGCACCGAAGCACGTGCGTTGGTGCTGGAACTGCTGGAGGCAATCGCCCGCCTTTTAGACGGATTGAAGCCGAAGGTGCGTAAGGCGTTTCTACTGTCTCAGTGCGATGGGCTGACGTACAAGCAGATCGCGCAGCAGATGGGCGTGTCGGTTCGCTCTGTGGAACGCTACATCGCTGAGGCGCTGTATCACTGTTACGTGCTGCGTTATGAGACTTGA